GCCGCGGTCATGGTCGAGGAGGTCGCGCGCACCGTGCACATCTCCCGTCAGCTCGGCGAGCCGCTGCCCATCGCGCAGGAGCACGTCGACTCGCTGTACGACCGCTACCAGAACGTCTACGGCCAGGGCACCGCCGCCCCCGCCGCCGGCACCACCACCGACACCGAGCAGGAGAACGCCCGATGACCAAGCCGTACGCCGACCGCGAGATCTGGTTCCTCACCGGCAGCCAGGACCTCTACGGCGAGGAGACGCTGCGCCAGGTCGCGGAGCAGTCGCAGGAGGTCGCGCGCCTGCTGCAGGACTCCGACGAGGTCCCCGCGACGGTCGTCTGGAAGCCCGTCCTCAAGGACTCCGCCGCGATCCGCCGCGCCGCGCTCGACGCGAACGCCGCCGACAACGTGCTCGGCGTCGTCGTCTGGATGCACACGTTCTCCCCGGCGAAGATGTGGATCGCGGGCCTCGACGCCCTGCGCAAGCCGCTCTTGCACCTGCACACGCAGGCCGACGTGGAGCTGCCGTGGGACACCATCGACATGGACTTCATGAACCTCAACCAGGCCGCCCACGGCGACCGTGAGTTCGGGTACATGGCGACGCGCCTCGGCACCGCGCGCAAGACCGTCGTCGGGCACGCGTCGAACCCCGCCGTCCGTGCGTCGATCGGCACGTGGGTGCGCGCCGCCGCGGGCTGGGCCGCGACGCACGAGCTCCGTCTCGTCCGGTTCGGCGACAACATGCGCAACGTCGCCGTCACCGAGGGCGACAAGACCGAGGCCGAGCTGCGCTTCGGCGTCTCCGTCAACACGTGGGGCGTGAACGAGCTGGTCGCCGCGGTCGAGGCCGTCGACGACGCCGCGGTCGACGCGCTCGTCGCCGAGTACGAGGACCTGTACGACGTCGTCCCGTCGCTGCGTCGCGGTGGCGACCAGCACGAGTCGCTGCGCTACGGCGCGCGTCAGGAGATCGCGCTGCGCACGTTCCTCGAGTCCGTCGGCGCCAAGGCGTTCACGACGAACTTCGAGGACCTCGGCGCCCTGCGCCAGCTGCCCGGGCTCGCCGTCCAGCGGCTCATGGCCGACGGCTACGGCTTCGGCGCCGAGGGCGACTGGAAGACTGCCGTCCTCGTGCGCGCGGCCAAGGTCATGGGCCAGGGCCTGCCCGGCGGCGCCTCGCTCATGGAGGACTACACCTACGACCTCACGCCCGGCGACGAGCGCATCCTCGGCGCCCACATGCTCGAGATCTGCCCGACGCTCACCACCTCGAAGCCGACGCTCGAGATCCACCCGCTCGGCATCGGTGGCAAGGAGGACCCCGTCCGCCTGGTGTTCGACACCGACCCGGGCGTCGGCGTCGTCGTCTCGCTCGCCGATATGCGCGACCGGTTCCGCCTCACCGCCAACGTCGTCGACATCGTGCCGCCGACCGCCGCGCTCCCGAACCTCCCGGTGGCCCGCGCCGTCTGGCAGCCCCGCCCCGACTTCCGCACCTCCGCCGAGGCGTGGCTGACCGCGGGCGGCGCGCACCACACGGTGCTGTCCACGGCCGTCGGCATCGAGGTGTTCGAGGACTTCGCCGAGATCGCCCGCACCGAGCTGCTCGTCATCGACGAGTCCACGACCCGCCGCGGCTTCCGCGAGCAGGTCCGCTGGAACCAGGCCTACTGGCGGCTCGCCCAGGGCCTGTAGACCGCGGTCCGCGGCTCCGCACCGCGCACCGCTCCCGGCGTCGCACCGGCGCCTCCCGGACGGGTCCGACCCTCGTGGTCGGGCCCGTCCGTGGCGTCCGGCCGGCGGAATGCCGCACCCACGCCGCGCGTTGTCGCGGAGGACCCACCGCGAGGCGTCTGCGGTGGTCGCGAGGAGGGACGGACGATGAGCGAGGCACCCGGCACGACGACGGCGGTCGACCTGGACGACCCGCGCACCCTCATCGAGTTCAGCGTCCTGCTCGCCAACGGCCGCCTCGCCGGCCGGAAGTTCGCGTCGCGCGCCGACGCCGAGGCCTGGGCCCGGCCCGACGAGGGCGACGAGGTCGTCGAGTACAACCTCGTCTGCGAGTGCGCCGTCTGACCTGATCCCACCGGCGACGCGGGCCGATCGGCCGTTCCCGCGCCGTCACGCATGGCCTGGCGTCGGCGCTCCGCTGGTCCGAACGGGTGACGCCTCCGGCGCGTCCCCGCGCGCGTCTCGTCGCCGAGCGACGGCGGTCGGAACCGTGCCGACCTGCGCCGACGCCGCGGGCGGGCCGGCGGTCGCGCAGTCGCTCCCGCGCCCACGGCCGGACCGTACTGCGGTTGCTGGGCGCAACCGGTGTTCGTACGGTCGGTCGCACGGAGAAGTTGCTCAGGGGGAGTGACGACGATGTCGACGACTCGCAGCGGTGCGACGGCCACAGGAGCCACGTGGCTCCTGCGCGGCCTCCTCGCACTCGTCGGCCTCGCCCTCGTCGTCCTCGTGCAAGCGGTCGTGTCAGCACCGCGCGCTCATGCCGCCGAACCGTCGTCCCCTGACGTCGTCGCCGATCAAGCCGCGGCGGCCGGCGGTGCGCCGACCGGGCTCGCGGGGGTCCTACCCGCGCTGGTCGAGGACGTCGTGACGCCCGTCGCGCAGCCCGTCGTGGAGAGCGTGGTGGCGCCCGATGCGCAGCCTGTCGTGGAGCGGGTCGTGGCGCCGGTCGCGCAGCCTGTCGTGGAGCGGGTCGTGGCGCCGGTGGCGCAGCCCGCGGTGGAGGCCGTCGTCGCACCGGTGGCGCCCCCGACCGACCAGGTCACCGCGCCCGTCGCCGTAACCGTCGTCGCACCCGTCGCCGACGCGCTCGCGCCGACGGTCGACGCCGTCGACACGGCCGTCGCACCGTTGCGGCCCGCGGTCGGGGACCTCGCACCGGTCCTCGACGGGCTGACGCCGCTCGCGGGCCCGCTCGCCCGCACACTCGGACCGCTCGTCGACGTCGTCGCACCCGTCGGTGCGGCGCTCGCGCCCGTCACCGACCGCCTGGACGTCCTCGACCCCGTCGTCGACCGCCTGCGTCCCGTCATCGGGCCCGCCGTCCCGGGAGTCGCCGCTCCCGACGGCCGCGCGACCGGGGGCGCGCCGCCCGCGTCGACGGTCCCCGTGCCCGCGCCCCTCGCGACCGTCGGCCTCGCCGGCCGTGCGGCCCCGGTCGACGCCTCGACCGGTTTCACGCGGGCCGGCGTCGCTGTGCCCGCGGGCCCGTCGACAGGCCCGGCGGTGACCGACCCCTCGACCGGCACGCCGGTGCCGCTCGACCCGGCCGGCCCCGGCCTGCCGGACGCACCCGGCGGTGCGCCGACCACGCCCGCCGGCGCGTCCGGTCCGCGCGGCGGGGACGCCCCGGCGGTGCTCGCCGGCGCCTCGCACCGGCCCGGCGCCGGGCGCTGCGTCCTCGGCGGCACGCTCGCTGTGCCCGCGACCCCGCCCGCCGACGAGGTCCCCAGCTCTCCCGCCTGACGGGGGACCGGCCGCGCACGTCGCGGCACGCGTCCACGGCCCGCACGGGCCACCCGTATCAGCACGGAGGAGCACCACCATGCACACGTTCGTCCGTCGAGCGCTGCAGACAGCGCTCGTGAGCGGCGGCATCGTCGTCGCCGGGGCCGGCCTGGCCCATGCTGCCGAACCACCCGCCTCACCCCTCACCCTGACCGTCGACGTGGACCTCGGCGGTGACGCCGGGCTTCTCGGGCTCGCCCCCGACGGCGGCACGCTCGTCCACGCGCCGATCACCGCGCCGGTCGACGTCTCCGGCATCGCCGTAGGCGTTGGCGGCGATGCCACGTCGTCCGGCGCGGCGCCGGCCGCCGGATCGACGCCGGCCGCCGGGTCGACGTCGGCCTCGTCGGGGCCGTCCACGTCGGGGTCGGTCGTCGACGCGCCCGTCGTCGCGCCCGTCTCCGTCGAGTCCGTCGCGGTCGGCCTCCTGGGCGACGCGACCGTGACCGACCACGCGTCCGCGGCACCGACACCCGGGGCGGCCCCGGCGACCTCCGGTGACGCGGGCCTCGTGTCTGCGCCGATCACCGCCCCGGTGCACGTCTCCGGCGTCGCGGTGGGCGTCCTCGGTGACGCCGTCGTCACGTCGCCCGGAGCGACGACGGGATCGGGCGGCTCCCGTCCGGACCCGGAGGGTGACGACGAGACCCTCGTCGCGGTTCCGGTCACCGCGCCGATCACGGTGTCCGGGCTCGCGCTCGGGGTCCTCGGCGACGCCGCTGTCGACGACGTGCCGGGGCCCGCCACGTCGAGCACGTCCTTGGCACCCGCTCCGGACGCTCTCGTCAGCGCGCCGGTGACGGTGCCGGTCGACGTGTCGGGGGTCGCGCTCGGCGTGCTGGGGGACGCGGCGGTCGAGGGTGCGTCGGCGGGTTCCTCGACGGGTCCGGGGTCGGTCGGGGCGACGTCGGACGACGCCCTGGTTTCCGTCCCCGTGACCGTGCCGGTCGACGCCTCGGGGGTCGCCGTCGGCATCGGCGGTGACGCGACCGCTGGTGTGGCAGCCGGGTCGGCGCCGGGCACGGTGCCGGGCTCGACCGGCTCGACCGGCTCGACGGGCTCGAACGGGTCGGTGTCCGGCGGCGGCACGGTCGGCACGGGCGGCAGCGCGGTGGGGACGTTGCCGACCGTCGCCGGCGGCGGGGCGACGGTCGCGGCCCCGGCGTCCACGGCCATCGGTGCTGGATCGGCCTCCTCGGCGACGAGCAGCCCGGCTGCCGTGGCGGCGTCCGGAGCGCGATCGGCTCCGGTGGTTGCCGCCGCCGGCGTGCCGTCCGCGCTCGCCGCGACGGGAGTCTCCCCGTGGCTAGGCGGTCTCGCCGCGGTCGCCCTGCTCGGCGTCGGCCTGACCCTGCGTCGGGCCGCGACGTCGTCGACCCGCGGTCACGGCCGCCGAGAGCTGCTCGACCACGTGCCGACGCAGCGTCAGGCGCCACCGACGCGGTGAGCCAGAGCTCGTGGGGCGGCCGGAGGACGGTCGCCCCACGGGTGTGCCCCGACCCGTGCCGACGCGTGGCCGGACCGCTGTCGCTCCCGTCGGCCGACCGCGTGCCGCTCGGCGCCGGCGATCTGCCGCCGCGTTCGCGCTCGCCGGGGCGCGGCTGTCCCGGGTGGACCGCCGGACGGTCCACGGTGGGTGCCCGGGTAACGTCACGGCCCGTGACCACGACGCTCTCGGGTGGCGCCGTCCTGCGCCCCGCCCGCCCCGGTGACGAGCCCGGCATCCTCGCCTGCATCCGCGAGCTCGCGGAGTACGAGCGCGAGCCCGACGCGGTCGAGACGACCGAGGCCGACCTGACGGCCGCGCTCTTCGGCGCGCACCCGGCGGTGTTCGCGCACGTCGTCGAGCGGGGCGGCGCGGTCGTCGGGATCTCGGTGTGGTTCCTCAGCTACTCGACGTGGACCGGCCGCCACGGCATCTACCTCGAGGACCTGTACGTGCGCGCCGACCAGCGTGGCCACGGCTACGGGCAGGCGCTGCTGCGCAACCTCGCGGCGATCGCGGTCGAGCGCGGCTACGCCCGGGTCGACTGGGCGGTGCTCGACTGGAACGCGCCGTCGATCGCGTTCTACCGCTCGCTCGGCGCGTTCCCGATGGACGACTGGACGGGCTACCGCCTCACGGGCGACGCCCTCGTCACGACGGCGCAGGTCCGGCCGCGCACATAGGCCGTCGAACATCTGCGTAGCGTCAGGTGCGAGCCGAGCCGCGCCCCCCGGGGCTGCCGTGGCCTCTGGCGGCGGTTGGGCGACGGGCGGCGGCCGATGCCGCCAGCGCGATCTGTGGATAAGTGCCCTGCGGCCGGCCACATGGGATGCTCGGCTGCATGGTGGGTTGCTGATGGCCAAGTCGCCGCCGACGGACGGCGTCCGCGAGCTTCCCACCGAGGTCGGGAAGCCGCTCTACGACGCGGCAGCCAGAGCGCATGCGGAACACAAGGCGTTGTGGTCATGCGTCGTGGTCGTAGCCGTCTTCGTCGGCGCTCCGATCAAGGCGGCGCATCGCCCGACCAATGTGGATCGCGTGTCGACCGACGAACTGCTCGCGGCGGTCGAGAGCCTGGGCTGGCGACTTGAGAACATCGATCACGTCTACGTGCAGACGACGACGTCGACCAACGGTGGATTCGCTGGAGTGTCGGTGGCGGGTGTTTCAGGGCACATCGAAGCGCACTACCTGTTCCGCCGAGCCAGCCGGTAACTCCGATTCCTACGAGCACCGGGCGATCCGTACGCTCGCGAGCGGCGCACCGGCCGGGCCATCGCGAGGCGCTCAACTCAGCAGCCGGGCCTTCGGCCGCCCCGGTCTGGACACGCTCAACGTACTGCTGAGCGCATGTCTGGCTGGGGGCACGGAGAAGGAGCGGCCCGCACGGTTCTGTCAAGACGTGGCGTGGAGGGAATCCTTGCGGCTGTGCCGGCCGAGGCCGGCGCCAGGAGGGAGGACTGAGCGGTCAGCGCCCACTCAACCGGCAATCGGCGGACACCACCATGCGACCACCCGACGGGCAGCGCAGGCCTCGGTCACAGGGATTCGAAGCCCGATCACGCCATCAGCCGCTCGCGCCGCGGCGACCCGCCAGGACAGCAACGCCGTGACAACCGCTGCGGCGTCGTCTCGCCGCGATCCTTCGCTGTCTCCGCTCGTGACGAGGAATCGCCGCGATACGACCGCCATGACGCGAGGCTGGTCGCGACTACGGTGGCGCACGTGGGCTCATCGTCTGACGTGCCAATTGAGTCGGCGTTCGCGGCCGCCCTGGACGAGCGGCGCCGCAACACCGATGAGGGCCCGCTTCCACACCTCCTCGAGCTCCAGCGCCGTGCGACCGAAGAGGTCTTCGTCTTCGCTCTGCGGTGGACCACGAGCAAGGATCCCGAGGAGCGCGAACTCGGCATCGACGTCGTGCGCGAGTTGGGGCCCGCCGACACCGACGGTCGGCGTCCGTTCAGCGACCGTGCCATCCCGCACCTGCTCGCGATGCTCCGCGCTGAGGACGATCCGGTCATCGAGCGCCGTCTGCTCCAAGCGGTGGCCTTCAACGGCGCCACGGAGGCGCTCGGAGAGTTCCTCGACCGGGCCGATCACCCCGACGACGGCGTGAGAAGGACGATCGCCTTCCTCCTGCCCGGCCTGACCGACGCCGACGCGCCGGACCCGGACGCGCTGGACGCGTTGGCGCGTCTGACCCGCGACGTCGACGCCGACGTCCGGTACTACTCCCTCTACGCGCTCGTGGCCGAGGAAGGCTTCACCGTCGACGTCACACGCGCCGTCGGTGCGGCACGTCGACTCGTCGACGATCCGGATCCGCAGGTCCGCGACCTGGCCCGCGCCCACAGCGGCGAACGCGTCCTCACGCCGTTCGGCCCGCTCGCACTGAGCCTGACCACCGGGTCGGCGGCTCTCGGTGTGCCGACGGCGAGGTCGGTCCTGACATCAGGTGCGCGCTCGGCGCGGTGGGAGGTGGCCGGCGGTCTGACGGTGGAGACGCTCGTGGTGCCGTACGCCTATGAGAACGCCCTGCTCGAGCACCCCCGGTGCAGCTGCTGGGGGGTCGAGTGGCGGTTGCATGCGACGAGCGACACCGCCCCGATCACGATCGCGGCTCACCTCCCCGACTCAGTCGCGGGCAGCCGCGGGGGTGGGTGGCATCTCGCGACCGTGGAGTTCGAGAACGACAACTATCACCTCGCGATCGGTGGTCCTGCCGACGACGCGCTCGATGACGAGCTCGAGGCAGGGCTCCACGCGCCGTCCTGGCGAGGTCAGTTCGCTTCGGATGCCGCGCGCGCGGAGGTGGCGCGACAGGCTCCGCATGGACTCACCTGGCACCTTCCGCGCCTGCTCGCTGGCGAGAGCGCCACCACGCACGTCGCTGTCGCATGGACCGTCGCGGGCCCAGCGGAGGCTGGCGACGCCACTGCCTGGGCCGTCGACATCACGCGGACGCGCCTGCGCGAGCACGCCGGCATCCCCACCGGTTCCACACAGCACTCCCGGCACCGACGCGGTCCGGCGCCCCGACGCAGCCAGTCAGCCCCGGACGCAGACCCAGTGGTCACCTCCTCGGCCTCCGACGACGTACCCGGGTCGAGCGCCCAGCTCGAACGGGGAGACAGGGCCTAGCTGTACTGACCCGCAGCGTTGTTGACGCGGTCGATGGGTCGTAGGCCGCCGATGCCGAGGTGGGGTCGGTCCAGGTTGTAGCGGTCGAGCCAGTCGGGCAAGACGGCGGCGCGTTCGGCATTGGTGGTGAAGACGCGTGAGTATGCCCACTCGGCGGCGAGGGTGCGGTTGAGTCGCTCGACCTTGCCGTTGGTCCACGGGCAGTAGGGCCGGATCAGCTTCAGGCGGATGCCGAGTTGCTCGGCCGTCTCGAGGAAGTCCCGGGAGATTCGGTAGTTCCTGGCGTTGTCGCTGATCACGCGCTCGACCGTGATGCCGTGAGAGGCGTAGAACGCCGCTGCACGGGTCAGGAACCCTGCGCAGGTCGTGCCTTTCTCGTCGTTGTGGATCTCGGCGTAGGCCAGCCGGGAGTGGTCGTCGATCGCGGTGTGGATGTAGTCGTAGCCGACCCCGCGGCGGCGGTCTCGTCGACCGTCGGCTCGGCCCAGTGCCCGATGCCCGCCGCCGTCCGGGATGCGCCCGAGCTTCTTGACGTCGATGTGGACCAGCGAGCCGGGATAGGCGTGCTCGTAGCGGTGCGGTGAGCGCCGCGAGGCACGAATCGGCAGGCCGGTCAGGGGGTCGCACTCGCGCAGCAGGGGTGCGCCGTGACGGGCCAGGACGCGCCCGACCGTGGAGGCGGGAAGACCCAGGTGATAGCCGATCCAGACCGGCCCTCGCCGCGAGAGCATCCGAGCGATCCGCACCCGGGTCTCCACGCATGCGGGCGTGCGACGCGGATGGGTGCGTGCGCAGCTCGGCCGGTCCACCAGGCCTGCGCGGCCCTCGATCCGAAATCGGCGCCACCACCGCCACGCGGTCGTGCGCGAGACGCCCATCTCGGCGGCGACGTGGGCGACCGGGCGGCCAGCCGCGATGCGCTGGACCATCACGAACCTGCCGGCAGGTGTCAGCCGGGCATTAGCGTGAGACACGAGAGACCTCCGTGGTCCGAGTCGGTTCCTAGACAGCTCCAACTCGACCCGGAGGTCTCTCGCTACGTCAACAACGGTCTTGGTCAGTACACCTAGCGGAGCCAGCCACTTGGCGACGCTCTTACTCTGGGCTGGTGCAGCCCGCCCCCAGGAGCGAGCCCGAGCGCGGGCGTCACCCCGACCCCAGCGCTTCGTCCTCCAGCGCATCGCGCCCGCGCGGGCGGCGACCCGCCGGCGAGGACACACGCGGGGCGATCGTCGTGGCGGCGCGCGCGGAGTTCGCCGAGAAGGGGTTCGACGCCGCGAGCGTGCGCTCGGTGGCACGGCGGGCGGGCGTCGACCCGGCGCTCGTGCGGCACTACTTCGGCGACAAGGCGGCGCTGTTCGCGGCCGGCGTGATCCCGCAGGGCGTCGACCCCGGACGCGTCGCGGCCGGGCTCGTCGCCGACGGCGTCGGCGGGTTGGGCGAGCGGCTGCTGCGGACGGTGCTGGGCGTGTGGGACTCCGACGACGGGGTGACGTTCCGGGCGGTGTTCTCGGCGATCGGCTCGGAGGACGTCCCGCCGCACCTCGTCATGGGCTACGTCGGTCGGGAGGTGTTCGCGCAGGTCGCGCAGGTCCTGCCCGGCCCGGACCAGGCGCTGCGGGTCTCGCTCGTCGCGTCGCAC
The sequence above is a segment of the Cellulomonas fimi genome. Coding sequences within it:
- the araA gene encoding L-arabinose isomerase, whose amino-acid sequence is MTKPYADREIWFLTGSQDLYGEETLRQVAEQSQEVARLLQDSDEVPATVVWKPVLKDSAAIRRAALDANAADNVLGVVVWMHTFSPAKMWIAGLDALRKPLLHLHTQADVELPWDTIDMDFMNLNQAAHGDREFGYMATRLGTARKTVVGHASNPAVRASIGTWVRAAAGWAATHELRLVRFGDNMRNVAVTEGDKTEAELRFGVSVNTWGVNELVAAVEAVDDAAVDALVAEYEDLYDVVPSLRRGGDQHESLRYGARQEIALRTFLESVGAKAFTTNFEDLGALRQLPGLAVQRLMADGYGFGAEGDWKTAVLVRAAKVMGQGLPGGASLMEDYTYDLTPGDERILGAHMLEICPTLTTSKPTLEIHPLGIGGKEDPVRLVFDTDPGVGVVVSLADMRDRFRLTANVVDIVPPTAALPNLPVARAVWQPRPDFRTSAEAWLTAGGAHHTVLSTAVGIEVFEDFAEIARTELLVIDESTTRRGFREQVRWNQAYWRLAQGL
- a CDS encoding GNAT family N-acetyltransferase, with the translated sequence MTTTLSGGAVLRPARPGDEPGILACIRELAEYEREPDAVETTEADLTAALFGAHPAVFAHVVERGGAVVGISVWFLSYSTWTGRHGIYLEDLYVRADQRGHGYGQALLRNLAAIAVERGYARVDWAVLDWNAPSIAFYRSLGAFPMDDWTGYRLTGDALVTTAQVRPRT
- a CDS encoding HEAT repeat domain-containing protein; the encoded protein is MGSSSDVPIESAFAAALDERRRNTDEGPLPHLLELQRRATEEVFVFALRWTTSKDPEERELGIDVVRELGPADTDGRRPFSDRAIPHLLAMLRAEDDPVIERRLLQAVAFNGATEALGEFLDRADHPDDGVRRTIAFLLPGLTDADAPDPDALDALARLTRDVDADVRYYSLYALVAEEGFTVDVTRAVGAARRLVDDPDPQVRDLARAHSGERVLTPFGPLALSLTTGSAALGVPTARSVLTSGARSARWEVAGGLTVETLVVPYAYENALLEHPRCSCWGVEWRLHATSDTAPITIAAHLPDSVAGSRGGGWHLATVEFENDNYHLAIGGPADDALDDELEAGLHAPSWRGQFASDAARAEVARQAPHGLTWHLPRLLAGESATTHVAVAWTVAGPAEAGDATAWAVDITRTRLREHAGIPTGSTQHSRHRRGPAPRRSQSAPDADPVVTSSASDDVPGSSAQLERGDRA
- a CDS encoding IS481 family transposase, producing MSHANARLTPAGRFVMVQRIAAGRPVAHVAAEMGVSRTTAWRWWRRFRIEGRAGLVDRPSCARTHPRRTPACVETRVRIARMLSRRGPVWIGYHLGLPASTVGRVLARHGAPLLRECDPLTGLPIRASRRSPHRYEHAYPGSLVHIDVKKLGRIPDGGGHRALGRADGRRDRRRGVGYDYIHTAIDDHSRLAYAEIHNDEKGTTCAGFLTRAAAFYASHGITVERVISDNARNYRISRDFLETAEQLGIRLKLIRPYCPWTNGKVERLNRTLAAEWAYSRVFTTNAERAAVLPDWLDRYNLDRPHLGIGGLRPIDRVNNAAGQYS
- a CDS encoding TetR family transcriptional regulator — its product is MAARAEFAEKGFDAASVRSVARRAGVDPALVRHYFGDKAALFAAGVIPQGVDPGRVAAGLVADGVGGLGERLLRTVLGVWDSDDGVTFRAVFSAIGSEDVPPHLVMGYVGREVFAQVAQVLPGPDQALRVSLVASHVVGVLVARHVLGVEPVASLDVDRLAALVGPTLQRYLVDPLPDA